The Episyrphus balteatus chromosome 4, idEpiBalt1.1, whole genome shotgun sequence genome includes a window with the following:
- the LOC129919705 gene encoding DNA topoisomerase 1 has protein sequence MRDVEHRSSSYRSRHKSRSKSRDRDRDRDYYSRRRRSNSRSSRSRPSKSSRKKKSKKKRYRSSSSSSTSSRSRGSIKSSSSSTRRTTTQPPSSEENSLSVQAAPPPKDLPSLSNYRDRGAIAKIEDDSFTASPFFSSAETKKLPEKVIIDLKNDTILVEDKDETETQPEESLLFHPNFIGDYMQKMDKWVNKLYNYRQKAFQE, from the exons ATGAGGGACGTTGAGCATCGTTCCTCTTCTTACCGCTCACGGCACAAATCTCGTTCCAAATCCCGTGATCGAGATCGCGATAGGGATTACTATTCCCGCCGAAGGCGTTCAAATTCTCGCAGCTCTCGTTCACGTCCCTCAAAATCATCGAGgaagaaaaaatcaaagaaaaaacgCTACCGCAGTAGTAGCAGCAGTTCCACTAGCAGTCGCAGTCGTGGTTCAATAAAATCAAGTAGTTCCAGCACTCGGCGAACAACAACTCAACCGCCAAGTTCTGAAGAAAACTCTTTGTCAGTTCAAGCTGCGCCACCGCCCAAGGATCTACCATCGCTAAGTAATTATCGTGATCGTGGAGCTATTGCTAAAATCGAAGATGATTCATTCACAGCAAGTCCCTTCTTCAGTTCGGCGGAAACTAAAAAACTCCCAGAAAAAGTTATAATCGATTTGAAAAACGATACAATTTTGGTTGAGGATAAAGATGAAACAGAAACACAACCCGAGGAATCTTTGTTATTTCATCCAAAT tTTATTGGAGACTATATGCAAAAAATGGACAAATGGGTTAACAAATTATACAACTATAGGCAAAAAGCGTTCCAGGAATAA
- the LOC129919706 gene encoding 39S ribosomal protein L41, mitochondrial, producing MEKINKILALAVRPNQRSISTSAILAGKRNFRKFPTFNKRGTRSLKEAQRTSLDPPVPIYKRGVRDTGVYVDGKFQSIPQRIPQLIVPNLENCKLKPYVSYKAPDVVQSEFTSLDLYNAIYAQKVIDDFKAGKLAEDGSPLEPSQQELLTPDEAILKARKTGSDIF from the coding sequence atggaaaaaattaataaaattcttgCTCTCGCCGTTCGTCCCAACCAGCGATCCATCTCCACTTCCGCCATCCTCGCTGGTAAAAGAAATTTCCGCAAATTTCCAACTTTCAACAAGCGAGGAACTCGCTCCTTAAAAGAAGCCCAACGAACCTCACTCGATCCACCAGTGCCAATCTACAAACGTGGTGTTCGAGACACTGGAGTTTATGTTGATGGAAAATTCCAATCAATCCCACAGCGAATTCCTCAATTAATTGTACCAAATTtggaaaattgcaaattaaaacCCTACGTCTCCTACAAAGCTCCCGATGTTGTGCAATCTGAATTCACTAGTTTAGATTTATACAATGCCATTTATGCGCAAAAGGTTATAGACGACTTTAAGGCTGGCAAATTAGCCGAAGATGGTAGCCCATTGGAACCATCTCAACAGGAGTTACTCACTCCCGATGAAGCTATATTAAAAGCAAGAAAAACTGGCTCcgatatattttaa